A region of Porites lutea chromosome 13, jaPorLute2.1, whole genome shotgun sequence DNA encodes the following proteins:
- the LOC140923171 gene encoding uncharacterized protein, translated as MATTSCEAFSCRIDGAFDLIEDEKFDFDVPLSPPECDMYIRETSNDLEDEDEVFFGPIGHKERCVTVNSDLQDDESFKPMSPLNGEQIAELFKEATAVSIFLKSSSTHQSIDDDENNIFDKENNDICNILSQTFNVTDNSPDLVKESDLKITKSVSSSESVSEEKITTQGEDSDVIIPATPKRVLKEKNSEDQTITMQFPSPFIGRKARPRQNASKYATSKLPKTDMTLKTRSCFNSPIKVEHAYGVLKTLKPAEQKAKGNDNTTSSVKPRGTRNNNTQNSGKGDSSFTESSSKLPVPSQSGIRPPGFGVQPRRCRTSSTSSSSTSSAVADLNDTFTVSKGPPTDISALPSVCPRKVPATKACLKPVNGTSGVPKTKFTKPQGRPQPVKALPQPGTSNKKAPPTPKSLGSTPGRSKSSLTSNQQLDRSQTPSSVKRSKSFTTPGAVRNKSTISTGQSVKGSQTPSKRKSEIIVTPRKRGRATATPRNSQTSGVTPVKRHGSAVEGGVSKVQTKAKGHRPSTPANSNCVSSSTETPPNPVPCKVTKRTSLSANAQKRRSFLPTPLRSDRITRSQSLRSRPGSSNTDNAPLPFNISPSAELVKPRRPAAQAPANHTLESLRSNSRLSDPFSPASQMTTVDPVQDSTGGDTLVRNLIEWSPALPKEGTLIDI; from the exons ATGGCGACAACAAGTTGCGAAG CGTTTTCCTGTAGGATTGATGGCGCTTTCGACCTGATAGAAGATGAAAAATTCGATTTTGATGTGCCATTGTCTCCCCCAGAATGTGACATGTACATCAG GGAAACCAGCAATGACTtggaagatgaagatgaagtaTTCTTTGGGCCTATTGGCCATAAAGAGAGATGCGTAACTGTCAACAGTGATCTACAAGATGATGAAAGTTTCAAACCAATGAGTCCACTTAATGGTGAACAGATCGCAGAACTGTTTAAAGAAGCAACTGCTGTTTCAATATTTCTTAAAAGCTCTTCAACTCATCAAAGCATTGATGATGAcgaaaacaacatttttgacaaagaaaataatgacattTGTAACATTTTATCACAGACATTCAATGTTACAGATAATTCACCAGATCTTGTGAAAGAAAGtgacttaaaaataacaaaatcagTATCTTCATCCGAGTCAGTTTCAGAGGAGAAAATTACTACACAGGGAGAAGATTCAGATGTGATTATTCCTGCAACCCCAAAACGTGtcttgaaggaaaaaaattctgaggACCAAACCATCACAATGCAATTTCCATCACCTTTCATAGGAAGGAAAGCTCGTCCACGGCAAAATGCCTCCAAGTATGCAACTTCCAAACTTCCCAAGACTGACATGACGCTGAAAACACGTAGCTGTTTTAATTCT CCTATAAAAGTTGAACATGCTTATGGAGTCTTAAAGACACTGAAACCGGCTGAGCAAAAG GCTAAGGGCAATGATAACACAACATCCTCTGTAAAGCCACGAGGAACAAG GAATAACAATACACAAAACTCAGGCAAAGGGGATTCATCATTTACAGAGTCATCCTCCAAG TTACCTGTACCTTCACAAAGTGGAATAAGACCTCCAGGGTTTGGTGTCCAGCCACGTCGTTGTCGAACCAGCTCTACATCATCATCCTCAACGTCAAGTGCTGTGGCTGATTTGAATGACACATTCACAGTCTCCAAGGGACCACCTACAGATATCTCTGCTCTTCCTAGTGTCTGTCCACGTAAGGTGCCAGCTACAAAAGCTTGTTTAAAGCCTGTCAATGGAACCAGTGGAGTACCGAAAACTAAATTTACTAAACCTCAAGGGAGACCACAGCCTGTCAAGGCACTCCCTCAGCCAGGGACAAGTAACAAGAAAGCTCCACCCACTCCAAAATCCCTGGGTAGCACTCCGGGGCGTTCAAAGAGCAGCTTAACCTCAAACCAGCAGCTTGATCGATCCCAGACTCCTAGTAGTGTCAAGAGGTCAAAGTCCTTCACGACACCGGGTGCAGTTAGGAATAAAAGCACTATATCCACAGGGCAATCAGTCAAGGGATCACAGACACCATCTAAAAGGAAATCGGAAATCATAGTTACACCCAGGAAAAGAGGTAGAGCCAcagcaacaccaagaaacagcCAGACCTCAGGTGTAACACCCGTAAAAAGGCATGGTAGTGCTGTTGAGGGTGGTGTCTCTAAGGTTCAGACAAAAGCAAAAGGCCACAGGCCATCCACTCCAGCCAACAGTAATTGTGTTTCAAGCAGCACAGAAACCCCACCAAATCCAG TTCCTTGTAAAGTCACAAAGAGAACATCACTAAGTGCAAATGCTCAGAAACGACGTTCTTTCCTCCCCACCCCTCTGAGGAGTGACAGAATTACCAGGTCTCAGTCACTAAGGTCTAGACCAGGCAGCAGTAACACAGATAATGCTCCACTCCCATTCAATATCTCACCATCTGCTGAGCTTGTTAAACCAAGGAGACCAGCAGCACAAGCTCCTGCCAATCACACTCTTGAGTCACTTCGATCAAACTCCAGACTGTCAGATCCGTTTTCTCCAGCTTCTCAGATGACCACTGTAGATCCAGTCCAAGACTCTACTGGTGGTGATACACTGGTCAGAAATTTGATTGAATGGTCGCCTGCCTTGCCCAAGGAA